The Prunus dulcis chromosome 3, ALMONDv2, whole genome shotgun sequence genome segment AAGATGATGCATAGAAACCACAGTTGTTAATTTTCATAGGAGATTTGATGAGCAGATATTTTCTCCGTTTGTTTTACGTATCGTAGTTCCTAATAAGGAAGTGTTTTCTGTTATGTGATTGGTCCCTTTTCAAAATCTGAGGATATTGTCCCAAAAGCcaaactctatttataggaaatgAAAACGATGGATTTGCCGATATCTTAAGACAAGTATAAAAGTTTAAcctctcttccttttttgaCAAGTATAAACTCAAGATCATTTAAATGTTTGGCTTTTTTAAACAAGTTTTATAAAACTTAGTATAATAACAAGGGAAATATGATATATATTCTCAAATTTATTGCTTTAATATGTGTAAAGTTATAATCAAGGACCAAAATATTGATAACATTGATGAAATATCGTCGATATTATCGTCTTTTCAGGTCTAGAATATTTTGGAACATATTCATACACATATCGTATAATTATCAACAATATCGATGATAATTTCAGGAAATATTGACGTCGATAATTTCTCACTCGCTTCAACAacattttgtcaaaatatcgtGATAGCATGCAATGgacaaaaatggaaagaaaaaaaaaacagaacccACAGCACACACGCAAAGGGGGGGAATTGAACCCCTTCCATTCCACTCCTCCAGCGCCTTAACCACCATGTTGCTTCAATGTCAACCAATCTCAAATCCATTTGGGTgggttttattcaatttttaccGATACTAAAAGTTTCCTGatatttccatcaaaatttctatgtttttgaACTACTGATATTTCCGAaaccatcgatattttagaccttggttATAAGCAACTAGCTGTTGAGCGGGAGTATACTTATTTTTACAATAAACATGAGGTATGAAGAACCGAGGTTCTGCCAAGTTGGCAACATTTGTATTCTAaattatatatagataaattaaCATGAAATATGAGCCATTCAAgatataattttgatttcatcATTTTTGTGAGGGCGATTATATATGCCTCGTAGAACAGTGTTAAAATAGGTGAAGTCACTCACCTTATCATGAACATAAACTCCTTACCATGTAAGTATGAGCTTTTACATTCATGTCAATAGCAGCGTGacatatatgcatgcatgagtgttttctttttgtgtttttgataaattatttttacatatttgtcaaattataatttacatgAAAGGAGAAGTATCTCCTTACATAAAAAGAGGCAAGTAATATCCTTAATTaaccaataaaataaaatgacttGCCTTCTTAATTGTTATGACTGAACAAACTGACAAATTTGACATATTCAATGCATTCTACTACGACTAGTTGGACCAAAATCAATTTTTGATAACCTTTTGTTTtgtcctttttgttttggattttcgAGTCTATTAACCATTGAACTTAATAATGGACAatatccaatatttttcggATCACAAgatttatataactcaaaaTCTTGACTTCATAGACAATCCCACGTACAAGCCTAGTCATTGGCCTAGATAATTAAATTCcataaataaacaataacaatGTTCAAAAAATACCACTGCCAGCCATGCACTTGACATGTGATGTGtaaaattatatacatatatatactaaGTTTTATTAGATGAGGTTTTCATTCCATTCAACACAAAATGAGGAGACTTGTGTTCATCCCAGGCCCGGGCATCGGGCACCTCGTATCAACGGTTGAGATCGCAAAGCAACTTGCGGCTAGAGATCACCAGCTCTTCATCACAGTCCTCATCATGAAGCTCCCCTTCGACCAACTCTTCACCAACACAGACGCTTCCATCTCACGACGCATCAACTTCATCAACCTCCCCGAAGCCCACGTCGACACACGAAACACCGGCCCCTCCTCGTTCTTCAAAACCTTCGTCGAAAATCACAAAACCCATGTTAGAGCCGCCGTCTTAGAGTCAAGTACTCAGTCCGAGTCGAACCAGGCTCAGCTGGCCGGGTTGGTCGTTGACATGTTCTGCACCACTATGATTGATGTGGCCGATGAATTTGGGGTTCCTTCCTACGTGTTCTTCACCTCCAACGCCGGGTGTCTCGCGTTCTTGCTCTACCTCCAAAAGCTTCGAGACGAGCATGGCACGGACGCGGCTCAGTTGATGGACTCGGAGGCTGAGTTGGCCATCCCGAGTTTCGTCAACTCTTTGCCTGCCCATGTCTTGCCCGGTGTGCTATTGGACAAGGAGGGTGCCACAGCATTTCTCAATCATGCAAAAAGGTTTAGAGAaaccaagggtattttagtaaATTCGTTCTCAGAGCTGGAATCACATGCGCTTCACTCTCTTTCTGATGATAAAACCCCACCTGTGTACCCGGTGGGACCTCTGTTGAATCTTGAGAGTGATGATTTCCACGTGAGTACGGACAAGGCTAGACAAAAGTATGATATTTTAAGGTGGCTTGATGATCAGCCTTCCTTGTCTGTGGTGTTCTTGTGTTTTGGGAGCATGGGAAGCTTTGGTGAGGCCCAGGTGAAAGAGATGGCGTGTGCACTGGAGTACGGTGGGTTTCGGTTCTTGTGGTCCCTACGAAAGCCCCAGCCAAAGGGCGAGATTGCCATGCCAAGTGACTATGCGGATCCCAAGGGTGTCTTGCCGGAAGGGTTTCTGGATCGAATGGCTAGGATTGGGAAAGTCATAGGATGGGCCCCACAAGTGGCTATACTGGCCCACCCAGCAATCGGAGGGTTTGTATCGCATTGTGGGTGGAACTCCGTGTTGGAGAGTCTATGGTACGGCGTGCCAATTGCCACGTGGCCAATGTACTCGGAGCAACAATTAAATACTTTTGAGCTGGTGAAGGAATTGGGATTGGCAGTGGAAATTAAGATGGATTATAGGAAGGGAAGTGAAGTGGTGGTGAGTGCAGAGGAGATAGGGAGAGGGATAAAGGAAGTGATGGAGAAGGACAGTGATACAAGAGAGAGGGTGAAGGAGATGAGTGTAAAGAGCAAGAAAGCCTTATTGGATGGTGGTTCCTCTCACTCTTCATTGGGGTGTTTTATTGATCAAATTCAACTTtgatttatttcatttctggCTCTGTCCTCTATGGAACCACTTTAATCGTATTTTTCTAcaataaactttttttttttccaggaaaaaagaatttaaatatttttttttttttttgagaagggaaaagaaaaggacttCTCTTGTATTAAGTTGTAACTTGTAAAGAAATTACACCATCAATTGAATGTATTTCATTTACAAGATTCTGATATGTACACTACATCATTTGATGCAAATTCTGGAGAGTGAAAACACAAAACTTCGGAGAAAGAAGCAAGCAATGcccagagaaaagaaaagaaaaaaccatgGACATCGTAGACTGACTAGTTTAAGCCCATTTGGCTATTATAGGCGTGCAACCACCTCCAAGAAGAGATATATTAGCTCCAGCTTGAAGAACTTCCATTGCTCTGCATGTTTGGATTCATAAAATCAGTTGCTAGCAGATCAACAAGGGAGATATAGATTAAGATACCGGCTGATGCTGCATTCACCGGTATCTTATAATCTCTATGTCCCTTGTTGATATGCTTGCAGCAGACTttatgaacccaaaaatacaGAACAAGGCTTCAAGCTGGGGCCAATATATCTATTCCTTTAGAGCTGGTTGCATGTCTATGATAGCCAAATGGGCTTAAACTAGGCATCTAGGAAGCTCAGAATAAttatttcttctatttttcgCCATTTGCTTACTTCTTTTTCTGAAGGTTTTTTGTGTTGGTAAACCTGGAAGTCGGGAATCGGAAGCACAGAAAAGATATGCAGATGATCCTAAATCTAAAGAAGTAcacaaaatttgaagtttgagAGCGAGAGAAGATTTGAAGGGGGTGATGCTTAATTTCCACTCTATATAGGAGGGATATTGGCAATCATGAAAAGTTTGTGTGGGAGTTTGTTATCCTTACCACCTAGTTTTGGGAGGGCGCACTTGTGACGAAGGCCAAGATGATGgtcacaaaagaaaaagagaatgatCCATTGACTTTGGAAAGCAGAGACACAATGCAGTGAAATCCAATGaattcattttatattatttgtttataagTTATTTCCTAGCTAGTAGTACCATGAATGTTTTCTGCATTAATTTAGGGAGCTGATTTCCCCACTCCcattttctccacttacactcccttttgctttataataatttttaatcaatttttttcttttttgttctttctctttcctcttctACCCTTATCCTAAATTAAtgttttgataattaaaattaagaaaagttaacataaaataaaaaagaagttagAGCGTCTTCTTCTATTTTGATACCTAAaccctcttcttctccttcatcgTGTCTTTCCCACTTCTCATACCCATAGCTACCCAATCCTTCTCCTACCCAAAGCAAATACTCTTAATTATTGGTAAAAGGTTAGCTATGGATGAAGAACAACAATTGGAGTCTGAGTTGCAGAGGATTTTAGACATGGTGGGCAACAGTGATTTGAGTGGAATGACATAATTTAGTAATCCTTCAAATTCTCAAGATATTATGCATGGTACGTTTTATTTCTTACTTAATCTAACTTTATCGATTATTAGCAATGAATTAGCATATTGGTtttatgtatgtgtgtgtatctTTACATTTAACCTTTTCATAAGGGATTTGTTAACCTTGTGGGGAGATGGCATTGATGGTTTACATCTCTGTGTCCAAAAGGAAGCTTTTTGAACTCTAGAAGATCTTTCtgtattaaaaagaaattcactTGGCTAAGCATTACctattatcttattcataggTTCAATTTTACAAAATACTTGGTGCTCTGATGAATTGCAAttcaattttgagtttgttttttgtATGCTCTGTCTTTCTTTTGCCCTCTTATCTTCTCATGTGCACACAAAGACAAGTTTAAATTAGTGCCACTGctatctctttatttttgcCCTTGGGCAAAGGTCGTGGTGACCTGCTGGTGCAACCCATTGGAGGCGCCAACCAACTGCTCGATGAAATGTTTCATAGCAGTACCTATTCtgttatatatattcattcttAACTAATATGTGATAGGCAGTGAAGCATAAACATTCTTCATAGTTGTAGCCAATGTGTAGTTtatatttcatataaattgGATGGTTTGTGATATAGGCAGTGAAGCATCGATTGATAAAAGTGACAAAATGCTCTCtttgacaaacaaaaattttcaaaatcggGAAGACCTCATTGAAGCTGCTCGTAAGATTGCCTTTGCGCAAGGGTATGCACTAGTTATTAGAAGATCTAAATCCGAGATATATGTTGTCCTTGGTTGTGATAGAGGCGGTAATTATAAAAGCAGAAAAGTTCCActagaggaaagaaaaaagaaatcagcaTCTCGCCTCATAAACTGTCCATTTGAAATTTggggcaaaaagaaaaggaaacttCAAGGATTTTGGAAGTTGGAGATTAAAAGTTTGTTGCATAATCATGAACCTTCAACGGACATGTCTGGACATCCTTATTGTCGTCGATTTTCAAATGAGGAAATTATGCGGATTAAAGAAATGTGTATGGCTGGTATACCACCGCGCCAAATTCTCTCTTCACTTCGACAGAGCAATCCTCATCTTCGAGCAATTTCCCGAAACATTTACAATAAGAAGGCTAAAATTTTGGAAGAGAGCCTAGCAGGACGTACGGTTATTCAAGCATTAGTGGATGAACTTGGTGAAGGTGGTTTCTCTTATAACATTGAGTATGACCAAGAAGGGTATTTGActcatttgttttttgctCATCCTATATCAATTGAATTGAGTAAGAGTTACCCACATGTCTTTCTGATGGATTGCACTTATAAAACTAATAAGTATAAGATGCCATTATTGGATATAATAggagtttcaagtttcaacactTCATTCTACTCTTGTTTTGTCTTCatgcaaaaagaagaagagaaggattATGTGTGGGCTCTAGAAAtgttcaataaaattttgggaGTTCATAATCAGCCATTGGTGATCATATCAGATAGAGAATTGGCCTTAATGAATGCTATACGCATTGTATTCCCAAGTGCTTGTAATTTGTTATGCGTGTGGCATATTGAGAAAAACATTCTTGCAAATTGTAAACCTCATTTTAGAGAAGAAGTTGATTGGGTTGCTTTCCTATCTACTTGGGCTGATTTAATCAAATCTCCAAATGAATCATCATTCGATAAAGCTTGGGATTGTTTTGAAAATGAGTACAAGGAGAATGCAGCTGTTTTGAACTATATTAAAGGTACTTGGCTGccattgaaagaaaaatttgtaAGTGCATGGACAGATGAGGTTGCACACTTAGGTAATCGGGCTACTTCAAGAGCTGAAGGTGCACATGCAACACTAAAGAAGTATCTTCAAGTTTCAACCGGAGGTCTTCGTgaggtaaaagaaaaaatatgtcTTGCTATTGAACATCAATTTCAAGAAATCAAAACTCAACTCTCAAGTGAAAAGGTTCGTGTTCCACATAGACTTCGGATTCCATTCTTTAAAGAAGTTGTTACTCATGTATCTATGTTTGCTTTAGATGAGTTATACAAGCAACATGAAGCTGCAAAATATGGTAATCTTTCATCTCAATGCACAGGCCATTTTTTCAAAACGATGGGCATTCCTTGTGGACACATGATTAAGGATATGAAAATTCAAGTATTGCCTTTAAATGCCATACATAATCAGTGGAGGATCGATGCACGATTGTTTAACAATGATCAACATGCAAGTTTGGATGATGAAAATGATCAAATAAATAGTCTTCTATTGGACTTCAAAGAAAAGTATGAAAAACTGCCCATTCTTCAAAAAGATGATACAAAGAGACAACTATCTCAATTTGTTGGTACTTCTTTTCCCTTAATTCTGGAGCCTAAGATTCAACCTCATAAAGGACGGCCACTAGGGTcaaagaagagaaatgaaTCTAGCTCTACAAGGCGTGAACCATCAAAATTTGAGATAGTTGAAAAGTCTCGTAAATGTAGTGTTTGCAAAGGTGTTGGCCACAATAAAAGTACTTGTCCATTTCAAGTTGCCTCTTAATTCTACCTTTTGGAAATGGATAGAAATGTAAGTATTTGTATGccaaattatttaatttttttttttaccaagtATGTGAgtactatttttctttgttatagTTAAtagataataaattttttcgACTAACATGTTTACAGGTAGAAGAACCAAAGAATGTTACTAACCAAACTGTCATTAGGAGCTTAGATATGCAGAGAGCAAGGTACTTCTTATGCATAATAGTctcatatttttattctttcataattttcaaaGTAATTGTACATGTCATCTTATTAAAGGGAATTGTATCTCatcaaattttatagtactAAATAGTATTATGAGAGATCAATTagtttgttaattaattagtctTCTTTCTTGTAGGTATTTTGAAGTGGTTGGATGGATTCATCCTTATTTCacatgtcttttttttaacacaaGGAAGAAGTGTTGTATGGAATGATACAGTTTGGTTAATGGAGCTAAATTTTTTGGCAACCATGATGGTTTTGTCTGTACTTTTTGGTTGTTACTCTTGTTGCTATCTCTGTTTAGccatattttttggttttcaatgAAGTTTCAGctattgaccaaaaaaagaacatgCCAATGGAGCTAagttttttgctttcttttatttctcatGTTATCTGAACAGTCCAATGAAGCATCTaagtaaatatttatattttgttctcGAATGGATCACTATTTTCTAGTTTGAGAATGAGAGATGCCAGATGCAAATGAAtcactaaagaaatattttgcctattcacaaaaaataaaaaataaaaaataataaaaatcccTATGGTTGCAAGGTTTATCCGTGGGCATGTGTTTTTGTAGCAAGTTGAACACATAATTTTGCCTAGACAAATATACAGTGttaattatttcttacttgatgaaaggaaaaaaaaaagcaagttggaaaattaagtgtaaagaaaaagaaataatataaaagtgaagtaaaaaagaaataagataGGCTAagggtagaataggaaagagaaagaacaaaaaagaaaaaaaattgattaaaaatcattaaaaagcaaaagggagtgtaagtggagaaaatgGGAATGGGGAAATCAGCTCCCTTAATTTATTAATAGGATTCCATGTACatataatatttgaataacttgcttttccttattttatgtaaaaatgCATTTCTTGATACTATTCTTTTCTTGCTGGTGGTGCTCAGTGAATGATTGAAGTTTTATTGCTGCTTTTTGTTCCTCTGTTACGCTGCTTGCTTCTTTGGCTTTGATCCCAAACTGAAAAGGAAACCAATCTGTCTGACAAAAGCAGAGAGACACAACGCAGGGTTAAGAGCCAAAGAACTTACAACCCAAAAGCACTTCTCAGACACCTTCAGCAAAACAAAGCAAACAGATATTCCAAACAAGCCTTACAGGACTCTCAAGCTTGCAAGAATATAGACCTGAAATGATACACTATTGGGAGGAAATTTCTATATCAGTATCAAAAGCAAGGTGTTTAAGAGTCAGCAATGTCTCAATCCTGCATGTGAATTCAGCTTAGATTTTTGTAATGGTAAGATTATATTTGATTACTGTTGATGGAAAAGAGAGCACAATATTTAATTAAGTGGGAACAGATGGTCCAATCACTGAGATTTGGGGCCCCAGGTGTCAAAGGATGGACACTTTGGAACCTTTGCTTTGTTCTTGAGTGGGCCTTCTTGAAGACTATTACATTAATGGGTCAATGGTTGTAGActatatatttcaaaatataatcTATATAATAAATCAAAACTCACATCAAATTTAATTACACTGGTAAATTAGAGTAGCTTAGAACATTACTCAGTTGTAAGAATGATTCATGAGTCCGAGAGATTGTGATGGGAAGAGAGGAGGTAGGTGAAGCCGAAAGATCAAAGTAAGCAAGTTAAACAAATAGTGTTGCCAACTGCTAAGTAAAGAAAAGCAACATCTCAGAATCTGGGATGGCCAGGATTcttcaagaaagaaataacaaaaagagtGGTGAATTTCTTGtaaaattcattattttcGACGTTAAGCTGACGATATCATCCAAGAAGCCATGAGCAAAGCAATGTAAACGTTTACTTCTTGTCCAATTTAAAATATCTCAATTGTCAGACACTGCAGAATACAGCaatcttctttgtttttttataatgattaTATCTTATTGTAGTCAAATCCAAAgaattgattttaatttaatttatttggcCAATGCCATGACTATTAATATTAATAGGATTCCATTCCATGTTACATATAATATTTCATTGCAGCTCTGCTCaacctttttgtttgtttgacaATTCATGTTTGCTTTCCTTATCATTGACAATCCATTTCTCGATTCTATTGTTTTCTTGCTGGTGGTGCTCAATGAGTGATTGAAATTTCATTGCAAATGATATTTGTATCAAAACAGATATTTGTATCTCAGTGTAAATCTCTTTTCAGGTGGACCAAGTCAACTGCAACAGCAGGAAAACACAATGCAGGGCTAAAAGCCTACATGTCAGTTCAGCATACAATTTCTTTCGTGTTCCTTTTGGTTAAATTTCTGGTGACTTTTTCCGTCACTTTGGGAGGACACTTCCTCTGAATTTCCGAACTACAACCTTGTGGGCCCTTGACATTGGGAAAGGAATCAACTAGACTAATGGTTCAGATTGAATGTTTGACTCTggcaaaaaaaacacacacttCTCCTCTATTGAATTGTAAAcaaactacaccatcaacttaatgctttttttttaaaaaaaaacacagaattCTGAGATTTAAACTACATAATTTGATGCTAATTATGGAGAAATAAAACACAGaacttgagaaaaaaaaaaaaacaaactagCAAATggcacaaagaaaaagaacaaaaaatcatCCATATCCTAGACTGCTTAGTTTAAGCCCATTTGGCTAGCAGAGACATAAAACCAGCTCCAAGAAGAAGAGCTATATTAGCCCCAACTTGAAGTCTTCCATTGCTCTGCAATTTTGGGTTCATAAAATCAGCTGCTAGCAGATCAACAAGGGACATATAGATTAAGATACCGGCTGATGCTGCGTTGAAAACGCCTTCAACGATGAGGGCAGTTGGGCTGTTTTCTTTATAAACGTTTGAAATTCCGATACCAATTGCAATTCCAACAGGAGTTGTAAGAGAGAAGAACAGAGCCATGATTGCAACTCCTCGAGCCTTGAATTTCGCCTACATAAagtaagaaaaacaaaaaaatcctCTCAGCATCTTCCAGAGTTTAATTGAACTTATAGATTAGTCAAGTATGCAAAGCAATTACCTGAGATATGCATCCACCAAGTCCCATGCCTTCGAAAAACTGATGGAAGGTCAAGGCAGCTACAAGAGGCCTTATGGTGTCAGGACTTTCAGAAGCACCTAAAGAAATTCCAATAATGACAGAATGCACAATAATCCCCAACTCCAAAACCTGCAACAAGATCAAAACTAATCAATCAATATTCCCCACTAATTACTAAACataaaccaacataaataaCAAATCAAAAACCAACACTCTCTgctaaacaaaagaaaattaaaagtacCTGTGAAATCACTCTGTGCCTAAGAAGTTGTGTTGTAGGTGAGGTGTCAACTGCACCATGAGCATGACCATGAGTTGCATGAGTATGAACATGCACGTGACCCTCATGCTCTCCAGCCTTCTCCTCGTCACCACAGCACTCCGCATTCCAAGCCTTATTGTTCTTGAAGTGAGACCTGCTGTAGTAAGAAGTGGCAGAGGCATCCACCATCAAAGTCCCAATGGCAGCAACCATGGCCACAAACCCAGTGAAGGGGAACTTCCCCCATGGATTCTCCTTAAGGCACGGCGATGTCAGGTTATCAAAAGCATCCGGAAGCACGTGTATGAACCCGGTAGCCAATATGACACCGGCTGCAAAGGCCttgatgaggaagaagatgttCCTGTCGGGGTGCAAAGCTGGGATGGTCTTCCCAAGAATCGGAATGCAAACACCGATTGCACTGGCAACTAGAATCGATGCAATCGCGGCCAGTTTGTACTTGAGGGCTTCGGTTTTGTTCCGGtccccatcttcttcttcgtcacATGTGCACTCTCCGAAAACTAAAGTTGGAAGTACAAGGAGGAGGCATAAGAATGCCAAGAAACTATGTTGTCTAAGTTTGTTCAT includes the following:
- the LOC117621891 gene encoding PKS-NRPS hybrid synthetase CHGG_01239-like, with the translated sequence MDEEQQLESELQRILDMVGNSSEASIDKSDKMLSLTNKNFQNREDLIEAARKIAFAQGYALVIRRSKSEIYVVLGCDRGGNYKSRKVPLEERKKKSASRLINCPFEIWGKKKRKLQGFWKLEIKSLLHNHEPSTDMSGHPYCRRFSNEEIMRIKEMCMAGIPPRQILSSLRQSNPHLRAISRNIYNKKAKILEESLAGRTVIQALVDELGEGGFSYNIEYDQEGYLTHLFFAHPISIELSKSYPHVFLMDCTYKTNKYKMPLLDIIGVSSFNTSFYSCFVFMQKEEEKDYVWALEMFNKILGVHNQPLVIISDRELALMNAIRIVFPSACNLLCVWHIEKNILANCKPHFREEVDWVAFLSTWADLIKSPNESSFDKAWDCFENEYKENAAVLNYIKGTWLPLKEKFVSAWTDEVAHLGNRATSRAEGAHATLKKYLQVSTGGLREVKEKICLAIEHQFQEIKTQLSSEKVRVPHRLRIPFFKEVVTHVSMFALDELYKQHEAAKYGNLSSQCTGHFFKTMGIPCGHMIKDMKIQVLPLNAIHNQWRIDARLFNNDQHASLDDENDQINSLLLDFKEKYEKLPILQKDDTKRQLSQFVGTSFPLILEPKIQPHKGRPLGSKKRNESSSTRREPSKFEIVEKSRKCSVCKGVGHNKSTCPFQVAS
- the LOC117621312 gene encoding zinc transporter 8-like; amino-acid sequence: MNKLRQHSFLAFLCLLLVLPTLVFGECTCDEEEDGDRNKTEALKYKLAAIASILVASAIGVCIPILGKTIPALHPDRNIFFLIKAFAAGVILATGFIHVLPDAFDNLTSPCLKENPWGKFPFTGFVAMVAAIGTLMVDASATSYYSRSHFKNNKAWNAECCGDEEKAGEHEGHVHVHTHATHGHAHGAVDTSPTTQLLRHRVISQVLELGIIVHSVIIGISLGASESPDTIRPLVAALTFHQFFEGMGLGGCISQAKFKARGVAIMALFFSLTTPVGIAIGIGISNVYKENSPTALIVEGVFNAASAGILIYMSLVDLLAADFMNPKLQSNGRLQVGANIALLLGAGFMSLLAKWA
- the LOC117621890 gene encoding UDP-glycosyltransferase 71A15-like, producing MRRLVFIPGPGIGHLVSTVEIAKQLAARDHQLFITVLIMKLPFDQLFTNTDASISRRINFINLPEAHVDTRNTGPSSFFKTFVENHKTHVRAAVLESSTQSESNQAQLAGLVVDMFCTTMIDVADEFGVPSYVFFTSNAGCLAFLLYLQKLRDEHGTDAAQLMDSEAELAIPSFVNSLPAHVLPGVLLDKEGATAFLNHAKRFRETKGILVNSFSELESHALHSLSDDKTPPVYPVGPLLNLESDDFHVSTDKARQKYDILRWLDDQPSLSVVFLCFGSMGSFGEAQVKEMACALEYGGFRFLWSLRKPQPKGEIAMPSDYADPKGVLPEGFLDRMARIGKVIGWAPQVAILAHPAIGGFVSHCGWNSVLESLWYGVPIATWPMYSEQQLNTFELVKELGLAVEIKMDYRKGSEVVVSAEEIGRGIKEVMEKDSDTRERVKEMSVKSKKALLDGGSSHSSLGCFIDQIQL